Part of the Paenibacillus kyungheensis genome, GTATTGGAAATCTGATAAATAGAGTCAGGAACTTTTTTCTTAAAACTGGTATCTTTCATAAAAAACAAAGTCCAATGTTCATTAAGATGACCTGTAAAAAGAGGATTAAAATCTTCCAATAACTCACTATGTTTGCGCTGAATCAAATGTCCAATCGTATATTCACTCATTAGGCAACTCCTTATTGTATTAGAACTTTTTTATGGAAGCTGTAACATGGCTTTGATCATGGCTAGGTATTCACGCAACATATTTTGAGGCAATAAATACCCTAGTGATGGGCTTGCTATACCATGCACTTTGAAGCCAAGTGTAGAAGCAATCATTTCTGCACGATACAGATGATAATTGCTCGTTACGATCATAATCGAAGGTTGATGGATACCTCGTGCTTGCAAAATATCTTGAGAAAACTTCAAATTTTCAAAAGTGCTGGTCGAACGATTTTCTTGAATAATACGAGTCTGATCAATGCCTTGACGAACCAGATAGCGACTCATTGCTTCCGCTTCTGTAATATCTTCCCCCGGGCCTTGACCACCGGATACGATAACAGACATATGAGGGTGTTGCTTCAGATAAATAATCCCTGTATCGACTCGCTGTTGCAAAATAATCGATAACTGTGAACCTTTCAGCCCTGAACCCAAAATAATTATATAATCTACATGAGAAGCTTGCGTATCATTGATTTTAAAACCAGATATGATCATAGATTCAATAATTGCAAATGAAAGCACAACTACAAAAATTACTGTAACGATCATTCTTTTGAATATGTCGTGACTGCCTATTTTTCTCAAACGTGTTAACATGATTGTTCTCCTTATGTACAAGCGAATTGCTATTGAACCGATGATCTACTCTATTTTTTAGTTTTTTAAATTCCTACTGCAAAAGCAATCAAAATAAGTATGGCTGTTACCCAATACATATAGGCTAAAGATTTTCGTTGTTCTTTAAAAAGAGATATCCCTGCAGAAATCATCATTAATCCAAGAAACAAATAAGTATAGCCAGTATATTTTTTTGTGACAAATTCCCAAATAGAAAGACCAATAACTAATACTACCAAAACAATAGTAATGATTTTAAAAGATAATTTATTACGTAACATCATATCCCTCCTTTCTTTTTTAAAATTATAACATCATTACAGATGGTTGCGAAATGTATGCTAAATGTACAGCACATCAAAACCATCAAAAAGACTCCACTGCTACTTGAGCAACAGTGAAGTCTTTGACAAAGCAATTCTTGTAATTGTTTAGTTCTTTTCTTGATGTATATCTATGTTCATACCATTTACAATACGTAATAATTCTTTCCCTGTACCTAACTTGTAGCCTTGCAAGCAGTACCGAACTCGGTGTTGTGTATCTACAACGATCACAACAGGTAGCTGATCTCCTCCTAATGAGGTGAGGCAATCTGACCATTGTTCTAAGAATTGGTAATTTGAATCGATTGCAATCTGAGACTGAGCTGGCAAAGGATCTAAAATAACTGCTCCATATTCTTGCTCATCTGCAATCAATAAATGAATATCACCCGCCCATATTTCCAGTTCTGCTCGCAGTTCTGCCAATTCACGTAATAAATGCTTGGTCGGTTCACGTTCAGGCTCTAGCCATGCTAGAATATAACCTTCTTTTCTATCCTCTTTTTCATCGTTTGGTTGCAACGAATAAATATGATGTTGTAAAGGTTCTGGCAATGTTTCCAAAAGAACAGGTATCTGTTGCTGTTCTGTGCGGAATACTAACTCTACTTCTATTTGCTGATCAGGTTGTACGTTAAAGTAAGTAAAGGTACCTAACACACTTCCATCTTCAAGACGTGTTCCTGTTGTCAAACGATAATTCCCTGCTAATACATTATACGGTTGCTGGTACACCTCTTTTTCGCCATAAGGAATATCCAATGTGCGATAAATACCATTTTCAAAAATAGCGACCGTAAAATTATGCTGATATTCTGCAACCACTTCTACATCATCTGAAGCACGTACAAATTGTATTTGACCCGTAGCTGAAGCCAATACACTATCCTCAACAAATGTAGATTGCTCTTGCTTCCATTGAACTGAATGCCATGTACCTTGTAACTGATATTGGGGAATAGCATTTAACGGTTCTAAACGCGCCGCAATACCAAGACTACGTGCAGCCGCTACAAAAGCAATATCACGACTTACCGAATCAGTAACTCCTAATTGATGAGCAGCCGCAGGTGTTGCCATTCCTGTATAACGATCTATATGATTATTAACTGCGATCTCTTGTTCCAGTACAGTAGCTAATAGCATAGGATCAGAGCGGAATGCATGTTGTTGCTCTGTATTCCATTGATCAGCGAAATAGTTACGATACGGTGTAAGCATTTCAAAATGAACTCGTGGACATAGAACGTATTGATCCCAATCACTTGAATAGATATGAGATGCTTCGTCTAATGATATAACACCTTGCAGATGATCGTGTAATACCGGTCGAAACGTATCTGTTAGATCTTTAGGACGTAACGATTCTAATAAACGCAATCCTAATGCAAGTTCAGCCAGAGTACATTCGCCAAGAAAAGCGGCAATCTCCTCTCCGTTTCCTTTCGCTGTTTGCAGTATATTCCACAACCGATCTGTCGGTAACTGCCATTCTTCTGCATATTGACGCGCTTGTTCTTGATCTATAAATGTGTGTTCAAAAGCAGTCCGAATCGCTGTGCCTGCTTTGATTCTTTGTATATGTTGATGAGCAGTAGATTCGTCCACTTTCGCTCCACTATCAATAACAGGAGCAACAGGTGGAGTCATTTTCCATTCTTCTCTTACAACCGTTGGACTTGTATTAGTGGTAGTGTGTTCTGCATATACAGGAATGTTATACCTTTTTAATACTAATGTTAGTTCAGATGATGTATTCGTATTTAGAAAAGCTGTTCCCCATACAGAAGATGTATACGCATGAATAAACAAGTCACCATATCCTGTTGTTAACGAAGCATGTCCTTGATCATCGGTCATTAACGAAGTCAAAGGATAAAATTCAGCCGAGTTGTACAATTGAAATTGAACTTCAGCTACTACAGGCTTTCCTGCTTCATCGGTTACATGAATATGAATCGTTTTGACATCTGCATAATGAGCCAACAAATTAATTTCGGTATACCATGGATGTGTGGTTGTTACTTCTTCAGGACCATTATAATCTGCAAATACACGTGTGTGTACTAACATTGCACGCTTAGCAGGTAAGCGAAACCACCCTTCGTCAAGTACAGGTTCCGGTTCACATGCTCCTAAAAAGTGCCATTCTCCATCTGCCCATGCTTCTACCCATGCATGATTAGAATCGCAATGTGCCCAGCGCGGTGTGTAACATTGACGAGCAGGAATTCCAATACTACGCAGTGCAGTTACAGTCAATGTCGATTGCTCCCCGCAACGTCCGAGTGCAGTCCTCATGATTGTAAGCGGAGAAACAGTACGTATATCTGTTCCAATATAAGTTGCACGCTCATGACACCAATAATTCGTTTCCAATATAGCATCCGTCATAGATAAATGCTGTACCCGCTCTGCCAATTCCTCGTAGATCACTGATCGACTGTGATCGATATTCTCATTATTTACTCGATAAGGCAAAACATAATTTACAAAGATTTCATCAGGAATACGTGCGCCCCAAGGCATATCTGCTTGTACTTGTAGCACTTGCCGAATATGGTTTAGAAAAAAAGCACCATCATAATCAGCTAGATCATGTAATGGCATATACGCATATAGAAATTGAAGTAACTGCTTTTCCTGCTCTGAAAGGTCTTGTTCAAATACAGCAAATAATGATTCCTCGCGTCCTTGAGCTTGTTCTTTTTTCCAAGCAAACTTTTCTTCGATTACATCCATATTGAGTCCATAAGCTGTATTGACTGTCATGAATATACCTCCCGATCCATAATGACCATTGCACCATTATGATTGTAGTATTTTCCTTAATTAGCAATATTCATTCCCAATACTAAACAAGCTTCTTGCCATACCCATCCATCTTGCCGAATACAGAGACGAGTCTGCTCATCCGGTATTTTAATAGAAATCTGAAACATACTACTTGTCGTCTCCAATTGAAGTTGTTCTATATCTGCAATATTTTGAATGTCTTCGGGTAAAGTGTGATAGATCGTTGCCAGTTGATCACAATACTGTTGATGTTCACTTGCATACTGACGCTGACGATAATAGAGCTGTCGTAATAACCATTTGTATTGTTCAACCGTAGTCAGATGCAGTTGGTGTTCGGTATGATTGATGTTCTGCTCATCTGTAAAGATTACATATCCCCATAGCTCAGGATAGTGCATATTTACAATTCCCATTGGACTCCATACCCAGTTGTCTTCTGGAAAAGAACGACCTGTCGCTGGATCAATCCTTTTGACATATTGATCATCTATAATATCTACTTGCCATTGTACACGTGAGAAATTAACACGCCAGTGCTCACCAGCTAGCGGAGCACGTTTATGTAGCGAACACTCTTTCAAAATCGACCATGGCATGGCAATCTCTACACTCCATTTACGATTGGTAGCTAGCGGATTGTTCAACTCTCCATCAATATACACGGCTGTTCGTAGTCCGCTCATATCCCATCCATTTATTGCAGGGCCTTCATCTCGATACGGCTTCACCAGTAATAAATCCCAGACTGTATTAAGCGTATTGATTTCAAACTCATAATACTGATGCGTATCTCCGTCAGGATCGATAAAAACTTCAAAATCATTATCATAAAAAATAACAGAATCTCGCTCTGTCTGTGTTGCCCATATTTCATTGTCTTCTAATTCTGCACCTATATAAAAATAATCATCATCCCAAAGCATTTTAACACGTGTTTGCTTGGAAGGTAATGGCTTCAAATCACCTTCAATATCGACAAATGAATCTGTCCAACTGGTTTGCTCCCAAAAAGGCTGGTCTAATTTCCCACTCCAGTCGCTTTGTCCTTCTGCTCGTTTACATACATAATGTTTGGGTTGGTATTGAATATGAGGTTCAGGAACCGCAGATAGCTTATGCACGATGTCATCTCCTTTGTTTGTCAGCAATTCTTACATTTATTCTAAAGTAGATTATAATGTTCGTAAATATGGCATTTATACACTTCAATATATGTCGTATTTGTCTTTATCATCACTAAAATAGTACAAAACAGCGTTATTTGTACAGATAATAGTCAATGATGCTTACAAACAATAGCAAAAAAACTCCGGTATACGTGGATAGCGTATACTGGAGCTTTATGCTTGTGTTGCTTTATTTTATTGAGAAGGACTGATATGCATATTCCAAAACTCGGCGATCGGAACAGCTTTTTTACTACTTTGATCAGACGATCCTTCTTGCGTCCAAAGAGGTGGATAAAAATGAATCGCACAATCAGGCGCTAAGTTCGAGATATCTTCTTGCCAACCGTTCCAGCGCATCGTTTCATAAAATTGAGATAATCGTCCAGAAGCTAACCAGATCACAAATTCAGAATAAGATAACTCGGTATCTTCCCACTCTAATGTATCTGGAGCAAAATAATAGATGGTAGGCTCTTCACCCAACCCTCCACCATTTAAAGCGAAAAATCCTCCTACCACATCGTAAGCTACTACTAAGGCTTTGGCGATCGGTTGTATTGTATTAGACTGTTCGGCTTGAGATTGTCCATTCCATGATAACAAATCTCCATAAATTCGTTCGTTACCTGAACCTAATAGCTTAATCCAACCCTGATCAAATAAAATGCCGCCAGTTTCATATGCAATACAACCAAGATACGATTTCGTTGTAATTTGCATCTGCAACAATGTCGATTGTGCTTGTAGATCTTGTTTGGGCAAAATAGTATACGGCGTTTCGCCTTGATTCAAAACATCCTGTATTTCTTGCCAAGCATGTTCCTGTGTATTGACCAATTGTTCAATTGATTTCATATTGAGCTTCCTCTCTATTGTCAAAGTGTAGTCATTATGTAGATTGGATTTTA contains:
- a CDS encoding YdcF family protein; translated protein: MLTRLRKIGSHDIFKRMIVTVIFVVVLSFAIIESMIISGFKINDTQASHVDYIIILGSGLKGSQLSIILQQRVDTGIIYLKQHPHMSVIVSGGQGPGEDITEAEAMSRYLVRQGIDQTRIIQENRSTSTFENLKFSQDILQARGIHQPSIMIVTSNYHLYRAEMIASTLGFKVHGIASPSLGYLLPQNMLREYLAMIKAMLQLP
- a CDS encoding DUF3953 domain-containing protein; protein product: MLRNKLSFKIITIVLVVLVIGLSIWEFVTKKYTGYTYLFLGLMMISAGISLFKEQRKSLAYMYWVTAILILIAFAVGI
- a CDS encoding transglutaminase-like domain-containing protein, coding for MTVNTAYGLNMDVIEEKFAWKKEQAQGREESLFAVFEQDLSEQEKQLLQFLYAYMPLHDLADYDGAFFLNHIRQVLQVQADMPWGARIPDEIFVNYVLPYRVNNENIDHSRSVIYEELAERVQHLSMTDAILETNYWCHERATYIGTDIRTVSPLTIMRTALGRCGEQSTLTVTALRSIGIPARQCYTPRWAHCDSNHAWVEAWADGEWHFLGACEPEPVLDEGWFRLPAKRAMLVHTRVFADYNGPEEVTTTHPWYTEINLLAHYADVKTIHIHVTDEAGKPVVAEVQFQLYNSAEFYPLTSLMTDDQGHASLTTGYGDLFIHAYTSSVWGTAFLNTNTSSELTLVLKRYNIPVYAEHTTTNTSPTVVREEWKMTPPVAPVIDSGAKVDESTAHQHIQRIKAGTAIRTAFEHTFIDQEQARQYAEEWQLPTDRLWNILQTAKGNGEEIAAFLGECTLAELALGLRLLESLRPKDLTDTFRPVLHDHLQGVISLDEASHIYSSDWDQYVLCPRVHFEMLTPYRNYFADQWNTEQQHAFRSDPMLLATVLEQEIAVNNHIDRYTGMATPAAAHQLGVTDSVSRDIAFVAAARSLGIAARLEPLNAIPQYQLQGTWHSVQWKQEQSTFVEDSVLASATGQIQFVRASDDVEVVAEYQHNFTVAIFENGIYRTLDIPYGEKEVYQQPYNVLAGNYRLTTGTRLEDGSVLGTFTYFNVQPDQQIEVELVFRTEQQQIPVLLETLPEPLQHHIYSLQPNDEKEDRKEGYILAWLEPEREPTKHLLRELAELRAELEIWAGDIHLLIADEQEYGAVILDPLPAQSQIAIDSNYQFLEQWSDCLTSLGGDQLPVVIVVDTQHRVRYCLQGYKLGTGKELLRIVNGMNIDIHQEKN
- a CDS encoding carbohydrate-binding family 9-like protein; this encodes MHKLSAVPEPHIQYQPKHYVCKRAEGQSDWSGKLDQPFWEQTSWTDSFVDIEGDLKPLPSKQTRVKMLWDDDYFYIGAELEDNEIWATQTERDSVIFYDNDFEVFIDPDGDTHQYYEFEINTLNTVWDLLLVKPYRDEGPAINGWDMSGLRTAVYIDGELNNPLATNRKWSVEIAMPWSILKECSLHKRAPLAGEHWRVNFSRVQWQVDIIDDQYVKRIDPATGRSFPEDNWVWSPMGIVNMHYPELWGYVIFTDEQNINHTEHQLHLTTVEQYKWLLRQLYYRQRQYASEHQQYCDQLATIYHTLPEDIQNIADIEQLQLETTSSMFQISIKIPDEQTRLCIRQDGWVWQEACLVLGMNIAN
- a CDS encoding DUF2625 family protein produces the protein MKSIEQLVNTQEHAWQEIQDVLNQGETPYTILPKQDLQAQSTLLQMQITTKSYLGCIAYETGGILFDQGWIKLLGSGNERIYGDLLSWNGQSQAEQSNTIQPIAKALVVAYDVVGGFFALNGGGLGEEPTIYYFAPDTLEWEDTELSYSEFVIWLASGRLSQFYETMRWNGWQEDISNLAPDCAIHFYPPLWTQEGSSDQSSKKAVPIAEFWNMHISPSQ